One Oscillospiraceae bacterium genomic region harbors:
- a CDS encoding putative manganese-dependent inorganic diphosphatase yields MATKPMRRINIIGHQNPDTDSICSALAYAWLKNRGSLEGLYEARRAGHINRETRFVLQHFGVEPPRLCTDVSPQIKDIDIRKQAGIDGEMSVRAAWNLMRDVEIDTLCIVDNEGELQGLITIKDIADANMDLFDTAVLAAASTRYSNLLETLEAELVVGNADTRIDSGNICIGTSPEIMEELVKPDDLVLVSNRYEAQMCAIDCGARAIIVCCGSAVPRTIVARAQEKGCAILATPYDTYAAARLISTAAPVRHFMRTKELLKFSVNTPIEDARKVMASVRHRYFPILDENGKYCGVVSRRNLLNLHRKQLILVDHNERQQAVDGLEEADILEIIDHHRIGNLETTGPVYFRNVPVGCTATILYQMFGEQGMTPSKEIAGLLLSAILSDTLMFRSPTSTPQDEAAAKALAALAGEDIPTYAEQMFEAGADLTGRDAEDVFCSDFKVFSRGDAKFGVGQSIYMTDKSRAAAEALVGPFLPEASRREGLPIIFYMFTDMKTQSTDLMYCGNAAEQIVRDAFHVEPKDGKAWLPGVVSRKKQLIPPLLAALQAHQE; encoded by the coding sequence ATGGCAACAAAACCGATGCGCCGCATCAACATCATCGGGCACCAGAACCCCGATACCGACTCGATCTGCTCGGCCCTTGCCTATGCCTGGCTGAAAAACCGCGGCAGCCTGGAAGGCCTGTACGAAGCCCGCCGCGCCGGGCATATCAACCGCGAGACTCGCTTTGTTTTGCAGCATTTCGGCGTGGAGCCGCCGCGCCTGTGCACTGATGTCAGCCCCCAGATCAAAGACATTGACATCCGCAAACAGGCGGGCATTGACGGCGAAATGAGCGTGCGCGCCGCCTGGAACCTGATGCGCGATGTCGAGATCGACACCCTGTGCATCGTGGATAACGAGGGCGAGCTGCAGGGGCTTATCACCATCAAGGACATTGCCGATGCCAACATGGACCTGTTTGACACTGCCGTACTGGCCGCCGCCAGCACCCGCTACTCCAATCTTTTGGAAACGCTGGAGGCTGAGCTGGTAGTAGGCAACGCCGACACCCGCATCGACAGCGGCAACATCTGCATCGGCACCAGTCCCGAAATCATGGAGGAACTGGTCAAACCCGACGATTTAGTCCTGGTCTCCAACCGGTACGAGGCGCAGATGTGCGCCATCGACTGCGGTGCCCGGGCCATCATCGTCTGCTGCGGCTCGGCAGTGCCCCGCACCATCGTGGCCCGCGCCCAGGAGAAGGGCTGCGCCATCCTGGCCACCCCCTACGACACCTACGCTGCCGCGCGGCTCATCTCCACCGCCGCGCCGGTGCGCCACTTTATGCGCACTAAGGAGCTTCTGAAATTCAGCGTAAACACGCCCATTGAGGACGCCCGCAAGGTCATGGCCAGCGTGCGCCACCGCTACTTCCCGATTCTGGACGAGAACGGCAAGTACTGCGGCGTGGTCAGCCGCCGTAACCTGTTGAACCTGCACCGCAAGCAGCTGATTCTGGTGGACCACAACGAACGCCAGCAGGCTGTGGACGGCCTGGAAGAAGCCGATATTCTGGAGATCATCGACCATCACCGCATCGGCAATTTGGAGACTACCGGGCCGGTCTACTTCCGCAATGTGCCGGTGGGCTGCACAGCCACCATTTTGTACCAGATGTTCGGCGAGCAGGGCATGACCCCCTCGAAAGAGATCGCGGGCCTGCTGCTGTCGGCCATTTTGTCCGACACGCTGATGTTCCGCTCCCCCACCTCGACCCCGCAGGATGAGGCCGCTGCCAAGGCGCTGGCCGCGCTGGCGGGCGAGGACATTCCCACCTACGCTGAGCAGATGTTTGAAGCGGGCGCCGACCTGACCGGCCGCGACGCCGAGGATGTGTTCTGCTCCGACTTCAAGGTGTTCAGCCGCGGCGACGCCAAGTTTGGCGTGGGGCAGTCCATCTACATGACGGACAAATCCCGTGCCGCCGCCGAGGCACTGGTAGGGCCGTTCCTGCCCGAGGCCAGCCGCCGTGAGGGCCTGCCGATAATCTTCTACATGTTCACCGACATGAAGACCCAGAGCACCGATCTGATGTACTGCGGCAACGCTGCCGAACAGATCGTGCGCGACGCGTTCCATGTAGAGCCGAAGGACGGCAAGGCCTGGCTGCCGGGGGTCGTCAGCCGTAAAAAGCAGTTGATCCCGCCGCTGCTGGCCGCACTGCAGGCGCATCAGGAGTAA
- the gltX gene encoding glutamate--tRNA ligase, protein MSNVRTRFAPSPTGYMHVGNLRTALYTYLQARHNDGTFILRIEDTDQGRLVEGATDIIYGTLRATGLTWDEGPDIGGPVGPYVQSQRMGMFKQYAEQLVKEGKAYYCFCTEDRLNEMHEAQRAAGEMTHYDGHCRHLTQEEIDAKLAAGEPYVIRQKIPESGVAGFDDVVYGHIEVDVKELDDQILIKTDGMPTYNFANVVDDHLMGITHVIRGSEYLSSTPKYNLLYEAFGWEKPIYVHCPPVMKDAQNKLSKRNGDASYQDLVAKGYLPAAVLNYLLLLGWAPEGEQEIFSHEEMIKIWDPARISKSPAIFDPLKLRAINAAYIRALPAEEFRRLADPFIDRAVHRDIDRDLLCANLQPRCEVLEDIPPQLDFFDAVLPIDAEMYRNKKQKTTPESAKEALAALLPVLEAQADWNRDAIFEACKTLAEQMEKKNGWLLFPLGIALSGKARTPGGGTDLAAMMGKEETIVRVKAALEKL, encoded by the coding sequence ATGTCTAACGTTCGTACCCGGTTTGCGCCGTCGCCCACGGGCTATATGCACGTCGGCAACCTGCGCACCGCACTGTACACTTACCTGCAGGCACGCCATAACGATGGTACGTTCATTCTGCGTATCGAGGATACCGACCAGGGCCGCCTGGTCGAGGGCGCTACCGACATCATCTACGGCACGCTGCGCGCCACCGGCCTGACCTGGGACGAAGGCCCCGACATCGGCGGCCCCGTCGGCCCCTATGTGCAGAGCCAGCGCATGGGCATGTTCAAACAGTATGCCGAGCAGCTCGTCAAGGAGGGCAAGGCTTACTACTGCTTCTGCACCGAGGATCGCCTGAACGAGATGCACGAGGCCCAGCGCGCCGCCGGTGAGATGACCCACTACGACGGCCACTGCCGCCACCTGACTCAGGAGGAGATCGACGCCAAGCTGGCCGCCGGTGAGCCTTACGTCATCCGCCAGAAGATCCCCGAATCCGGCGTGGCCGGTTTCGACGATGTGGTCTACGGCCATATCGAGGTCGACGTCAAGGAACTGGACGACCAGATTTTGATTAAGACCGACGGCATGCCTACCTACAACTTCGCCAACGTGGTGGATGACCACCTGATGGGCATTACCCACGTCATCCGCGGCAGCGAGTATCTGTCCTCCACCCCCAAGTACAACCTGCTGTACGAGGCTTTCGGCTGGGAAAAGCCCATCTACGTCCACTGCCCGCCGGTTATGAAGGACGCCCAGAATAAGCTGTCCAAGCGCAACGGCGACGCCAGCTATCAGGACCTGGTGGCCAAAGGCTACCTGCCTGCCGCTGTGCTGAACTATCTGCTGCTGCTGGGCTGGGCCCCCGAGGGCGAGCAGGAAATTTTCTCTCATGAGGAAATGATCAAGATTTGGGACCCTGCCCGCATTTCCAAGTCCCCTGCCATCTTTGACCCGCTTAAGCTGCGTGCCATCAACGCCGCCTACATCCGCGCCCTGCCGGCCGAGGAGTTCCGCCGCCTGGCCGATCCGTTCATCGACCGTGCTGTGCACCGCGACATCGACCGCGACCTGCTGTGCGCCAACCTGCAGCCCCGCTGTGAAGTGCTGGAGGACATCCCGCCGCAGCTGGATTTCTTCGACGCCGTGCTGCCCATCGATGCCGAGATGTACCGCAACAAAAAGCAGAAGACCACGCCGGAATCCGCCAAGGAGGCTCTGGCCGCCCTGCTGCCGGTGCTGGAAGCCCAGGCCGATTGGAACCGCGATGCCATCTTTGAGGCCTGCAAGACCCTGGCCGAGCAGATGGAGAAAAAGAACGGCTGGCTGCTCTTCCCGCTGGGCATTGCCCTATCCGGCAAAGCCCGTACCCCCGGCGGCGGCACCGACCTGGCCGCTATGATGGGCAAGGAAGAAACCATCGTCCGCGTAAAGGCCGCGCTGGAAAAGCTGTAA
- the hflX gene encoding GTPase HflX yields MSENTIDLDFGTTAQKQQDGEKLPVVLLALDQGKYDMARSLDELRALADANGMEAVAEVTQKRATPEAATLLGEGKVAEARLVCQNLNAAAAIFDGELTGSQIRNLSAALQVEVLDRTMLILEIFRARATTNEGKLQTELATLRYQLPRLQGLGESLSRQGGGGGGGGGARRGAGETKLELDRRHLHHRIEHLEGRLKEMEKRRGETRRARQKNNVPVVALVGYTNVGKSSLLNALCGEQIFEADMLFATLDPTARKLTLPSGLQIILVDTVGFVSRLPHHLVEAFKSTLEEAAYADVIVKVADAGDDQAAEQLAVTDEVLSSLDCEGIPQLVVYNKCDTANLLSFDPDILLTSAKTGVGLPALLAKIDDVLAHRVRGIEVLLPYDKLALADILRSRGSVAEEEYREDGVYYRATVKIDDLHRFEPYLV; encoded by the coding sequence ATGAGCGAGAATACGATCGATTTGGACTTTGGCACCACGGCCCAGAAACAGCAGGACGGCGAGAAACTGCCCGTCGTGCTGCTGGCGCTGGATCAGGGCAAGTACGATATGGCCCGCAGCCTGGACGAGCTGCGGGCGCTGGCTGACGCCAACGGCATGGAGGCCGTGGCCGAGGTTACGCAGAAGCGCGCCACCCCCGAAGCCGCCACCCTGCTGGGGGAGGGCAAGGTGGCCGAAGCGCGGCTTGTCTGCCAAAATTTGAACGCTGCGGCAGCTATTTTTGACGGCGAACTCACCGGCAGCCAGATCCGCAACCTGTCCGCCGCTTTGCAGGTGGAAGTGCTGGACCGCACGATGCTGATTTTGGAAATTTTCCGTGCCCGCGCTACCACCAATGAGGGCAAGCTGCAGACCGAACTGGCCACCCTGCGCTACCAGCTGCCCCGTTTGCAGGGCCTGGGTGAATCCCTCAGCCGCCAGGGCGGCGGCGGCGGGGGCGGCGGTGGTGCCCGCCGCGGTGCCGGTGAAACCAAGCTGGAGCTGGACCGCCGCCACCTGCACCACCGCATTGAACATCTCGAAGGCCGTCTTAAAGAGATGGAGAAGCGCCGGGGTGAGACCCGCCGCGCCCGCCAGAAAAACAATGTGCCCGTGGTGGCACTGGTGGGCTACACCAACGTGGGCAAGTCCAGCCTGCTGAACGCCCTGTGCGGCGAGCAGATCTTTGAGGCGGACATGCTGTTCGCCACGCTGGACCCCACCGCCCGCAAGCTGACCCTGCCCAGCGGCCTGCAAATTATTCTGGTGGATACGGTCGGCTTCGTCAGCCGCCTGCCCCACCACCTGGTGGAAGCGTTCAAGAGCACGCTGGAAGAAGCCGCCTATGCGGACGTTATCGTAAAGGTGGCCGACGCCGGTGACGACCAGGCTGCCGAGCAGCTGGCCGTCACCGATGAGGTACTGAGCAGCCTGGATTGCGAGGGCATCCCCCAGCTGGTGGTGTACAATAAGTGCGATACAGCGAATCTGCTGTCCTTTGACCCGGACATCCTGCTGACCAGCGCCAAAACGGGCGTGGGCCTGCCCGCCCTGCTGGCCAAGATCGATGATGTGCTGGCCCACCGTGTGCGGGGCATCGAGGTGCTGCTGCCCTACGATAAACTGGCGCTGGCCGACATCCTGCGCAGCCGCGGCAGCGTGGCCGAGGAAGAATACCGAGAGGACGGCGTCTACTACCGCGCCACCGTCAAGATCGACGATCTGCATCGGTTTGAGCCGTATCTTGTGTAA
- a CDS encoding GNAT family N-acetyltransferase — protein MKHCGTQELETGRLLLRRLTMDDSEMMFNNWASDPEVTRYLRWNAHRSWAETAETLNEWEKHYGDPTFYQWGVENKRSGVLMGTISLFPAPELKTGWHLNTEILGSAWETGYALGRKWWNNGYMTEALCAVRDYWFNTVDAPWLVAIHANENVASSAVLQKAGFVYDHDVIDHKFDGTAVPCRAYHLVKEDL, from the coding sequence ATGAAACATTGCGGTACACAGGAACTGGAGACCGGGCGGCTGCTGCTGCGGCGGCTGACCATGGATGACAGCGAGATGATGTTCAACAACTGGGCCAGCGACCCCGAGGTGACCCGGTATCTGCGCTGGAACGCCCACCGCAGCTGGGCCGAGACCGCCGAGACGCTGAACGAGTGGGAAAAGCACTACGGCGACCCCACCTTTTACCAGTGGGGCGTGGAGAATAAGCGCAGCGGCGTGCTGATGGGCACCATCAGCCTGTTCCCCGCGCCGGAGCTGAAGACCGGCTGGCACCTGAACACCGAAATTCTGGGCTCTGCCTGGGAGACGGGCTACGCGCTGGGCCGCAAGTGGTGGAACAACGGCTATATGACCGAGGCCCTCTGCGCCGTGCGGGACTACTGGTTCAACACGGTGGATGCCCCCTGGCTGGTGGCCATCCATGCCAACGAGAATGTGGCCAGCAGCGCCGTGCTGCAAAAAGCCGGTTTCGTTTACGACCACGATGTGATCGACCACAAATTTGACGGCACGGCGGTGCCCTGTCGCGCCTACCACCTGGTAAAAGAGGATCTATGA
- a CDS encoding polysaccharide biosynthesis C-terminal domain-containing protein has product MPEKKSAGESFAGNVMKYSVATYLGFAITGLALIVKGLLPAEVLGAPVTFMTYTATVMNLGILGLDQTLLRFYHEPPAGAEPRQLFAACTRMSVVFMLVLGAVCSLFAARPMAVAFGFGADGQGLVPLLFVNAALYMLVRYLNVLLRLENDLKAYTAETLWMQGCFNLIYLLPGFFTSNVYLLAMAAIISFGVVVIAFGYKYRSAFFSPLPAEKFGGIAKVAVPYGIALAPAQILFSLSSGICLSFVGNECGESAQGLFAFGYSLAQLVTAIQAGFSTYWGPYVYAHYREEQERIGRVHDVLNLLIFGFFCVLVMFEDIVFLIFPNKKECLTIFPLLMLAVVFNILCEGTVYGNSIARKPWHDTIGIGIGALSNLGLCAAFVPRFGMTGAAFALAASNGLAFLYRSVTGQMYYRTIPSFAKTISGFLLAFAVTAAGTLLWQHFVLKFVLTGAVLFIYCTLYRAQLLKLWNMGLGILRGLLKK; this is encoded by the coding sequence ATGCCAGAGAAAAAATCCGCCGGGGAATCCTTTGCCGGCAACGTAATGAAATACTCGGTGGCAACCTACCTGGGTTTTGCCATCACCGGCCTGGCGCTCATCGTCAAGGGCCTGCTGCCTGCCGAGGTGCTGGGCGCGCCGGTCACCTTTATGACCTACACCGCCACCGTCATGAACCTTGGCATCCTGGGCCTGGACCAGACCCTGCTGCGCTTTTACCATGAGCCGCCCGCCGGGGCCGAACCCCGCCAGCTGTTTGCCGCCTGCACCCGGATGTCGGTGGTGTTCATGCTGGTGCTGGGGGCTGTGTGCAGCCTGTTCGCCGCCCGGCCCATGGCGGTGGCCTTCGGCTTTGGCGCTGACGGCCAGGGGCTGGTGCCGCTGCTGTTCGTGAACGCCGCGCTGTACATGCTGGTGCGCTACCTGAACGTGCTGCTGCGGCTGGAAAACGACCTGAAAGCCTACACCGCCGAGACGCTGTGGATGCAGGGGTGCTTCAACCTCATCTATCTGCTGCCCGGCTTCTTCACCTCCAACGTCTACCTGCTGGCCATGGCGGCCATCATCAGCTTCGGCGTGGTGGTCATTGCGTTTGGGTATAAGTACCGCAGCGCCTTCTTCAGTCCGCTGCCTGCCGAAAAATTCGGCGGTATCGCCAAGGTGGCTGTGCCTTATGGCATCGCGCTGGCCCCGGCGCAGATTCTGTTCAGCCTGTCCAGCGGCATCTGCCTGTCCTTTGTGGGCAACGAGTGCGGCGAAAGCGCCCAGGGACTCTTTGCCTTCGGCTACAGCCTGGCGCAGCTGGTCACCGCTATCCAGGCGGGCTTCTCCACCTACTGGGGCCCCTATGTGTACGCCCACTACCGCGAGGAACAGGAGCGCATTGGCCGCGTGCACGACGTGCTGAACCTGCTGATCTTCGGCTTTTTCTGCGTGCTGGTGATGTTTGAAGACATCGTATTCCTCATCTTCCCCAACAAAAAAGAGTGCCTGACCATCTTCCCGCTGCTGATGCTGGCGGTGGTGTTCAACATTTTGTGCGAGGGCACCGTCTACGGCAACTCCATCGCCCGCAAACCCTGGCATGATACCATTGGCATTGGCATCGGGGCGCTGTCTAATTTGGGGCTGTGCGCGGCCTTCGTGCCCCGCTTCGGCATGACCGGCGCGGCCTTTGCGCTGGCCGCCAGCAACGGTCTGGCATTTTTGTACCGCAGCGTTACCGGGCAGATGTACTACCGCACCATCCCCAGCTTTGCCAAGACCATCTCCGGCTTTCTGCTGGCGTTCGCCGTCACGGCGGCCGGCACGCTGCTGTGGCAGCATTTTGTCCTGAAATTCGTGCTCACCGGCGCGGTGCTGTTCATCTACTGCACCCTCTACCGCGCCCAACTGCTCAAACTGTGGAATATGGGGCTGGGCATCCTGCGCGGCCTGTTAAAGAAGTGA
- a CDS encoding DNA-3-methyladenine glycosylase I: MTWSDGKCRCRWANPGNPRYIRYHDEEWGVPVHDDRRLFEMLILEGFQAGLSWECVLNKQEAFRRAFDDFDWDKVAAYDEARQAALYADPGIIRNRRKIAAAVGNAAAFAAIRQEFGSFDSYLWQWTGGKTLVERGPTTSPLSDAISKDLKKRGMKFVGSTIIYAYLQAVGVLYAHEPGCFLEAAP; the protein is encoded by the coding sequence ATGACCTGGTCCGATGGAAAATGCAGGTGCCGTTGGGCGAACCCGGGCAACCCGCGGTATATCCGCTACCACGACGAAGAATGGGGCGTGCCGGTGCACGACGACCGCAGGCTGTTTGAAATGCTCATTTTAGAGGGCTTCCAGGCCGGGCTTTCGTGGGAGTGCGTGCTGAACAAGCAGGAGGCTTTCCGCCGGGCGTTCGACGATTTCGATTGGGACAAAGTCGCCGCCTACGATGAGGCCAGGCAGGCCGCGCTGTACGCCGACCCCGGCATCATCCGCAACCGGCGCAAAATTGCGGCGGCCGTAGGCAACGCCGCTGCGTTTGCTGCTATCCGGCAGGAGTTTGGCAGCTTTGATAGCTACCTTTGGCAGTGGACCGGCGGCAAAACGCTGGTGGAGCGCGGGCCGACCACCTCTCCCCTGTCCGACGCCATCTCGAAAGATTTGAAAAAGCGCGGCATGAAGTTTGTCGGCTCCACGATCATTTACGCCTATTTGCAGGCCGTGGGCGTGCTGTATGCCCACGAGCCGGGCTGTTTTTTGGAGGCAGCACCCTAG
- a CDS encoding glycoside hydrolase family 28 protein translates to MFETHVFARSTAHSAVLYWDKPAAAGAGAQYTVYLGGQPVATCGRTHFTLTDLRSQSDYQADVFFGHQCVGSCVFRTTPVKNRLDVTEAPFWAKGDGKTKNTAALQRAIDACGGGDAVYIPAGIYLTGALRLHSNMELYLDEGAILQGTAEIVDYQPRIPSRFEGTEMRCYSSLLNLGTLDHAAGPNCENVVIRGKGTIASGGRELAEKIIADEQEHLKDYLAEHAALVAECENERTIPGRVRPRLINMSNCRNVWVHGLTLKNGASWNQHMIYSDNITTDHCRFVSEGVWNGDGWDPDSSTNCTLFACEFSTGGDAVAIKSGKNPEGNNIGRPSAHIYVFDCRSTAGHGICLGSEMSGGIEDVQIWDCDLTNSWSGIEIKATPKRGGYVRGVSVRDCTASRLLVHTVPYNDDGEAAPRQPVFSHLSFERLTLTGRGLRDGSFENVEPIELAGFDAPGHELRDVVLDGITVENETGTMTLPVQYCRGLTIRDLTCAARK, encoded by the coding sequence ATGTTTGAAACACATGTTTTTGCACGCAGTACCGCACATTCTGCCGTGCTGTACTGGGATAAGCCTGCGGCTGCCGGGGCCGGGGCGCAATATACCGTCTATCTGGGCGGCCAGCCCGTGGCCACCTGCGGCCGCACCCACTTTACCCTGACCGACCTGCGCAGCCAGAGCGACTACCAGGCCGACGTGTTTTTCGGCCATCAGTGCGTGGGCAGCTGCGTATTCCGCACCACACCGGTCAAGAACCGCCTCGATGTGACCGAGGCACCGTTCTGGGCCAAGGGCGACGGCAAAACAAAAAACACCGCCGCTTTGCAGCGTGCCATCGACGCCTGCGGCGGCGGGGATGCCGTGTACATTCCCGCCGGCATCTACCTGACCGGCGCGCTGCGGCTGCACAGCAACATGGAGCTGTACCTGGACGAGGGCGCCATCTTGCAGGGCACCGCCGAGATCGTTGACTACCAGCCCCGCATCCCCAGCCGGTTTGAGGGCACCGAGATGCGCTGCTACTCAAGCCTTTTGAACCTGGGCACGCTGGACCACGCCGCCGGGCCGAACTGCGAAAACGTGGTCATCCGCGGCAAGGGCACCATTGCCAGCGGCGGCCGCGAATTGGCTGAGAAGATCATCGCCGACGAGCAGGAGCACCTGAAGGACTACCTGGCCGAGCACGCCGCCCTGGTGGCCGAGTGCGAGAACGAGCGGACCATCCCCGGCCGGGTGCGGCCGCGGCTGATCAACATGAGCAACTGCCGCAATGTGTGGGTACACGGCCTGACGCTGAAAAACGGCGCCAGCTGGAACCAGCACATGATCTACAGCGACAACATCACTACCGACCACTGCCGCTTTGTATCCGAGGGCGTGTGGAACGGCGACGGCTGGGACCCGGACTCCAGCACCAACTGCACGCTGTTTGCCTGCGAGTTTTCCACCGGCGGCGACGCTGTGGCCATCAAGTCCGGCAAAAATCCCGAGGGCAACAACATCGGCCGCCCCAGCGCTCATATTTATGTGTTCGATTGCCGCAGCACCGCCGGGCACGGCATCTGCCTGGGCAGCGAGATGAGCGGCGGCATCGAGGATGTGCAAATTTGGGATTGCGACCTGACCAACAGCTGGTCGGGCATTGAGATCAAGGCCACGCCCAAGCGCGGCGGCTATGTGCGCGGCGTGTCGGTGCGGGACTGCACCGCCTCCCGCCTGCTGGTACACACCGTGCCCTACAACGACGACGGCGAAGCGGCCCCCCGCCAGCCGGTATTCAGCCATTTGAGCTTTGAGCGGTTGACCCTGACCGGCCGCGGCCTGCGGGACGGCAGCTTTGAGAACGTGGAGCCGATTGAGCTGGCAGGCTTTGACGCCCCCGGCCACGAGCTGCGGGACGTGGTGCTGGACGGCATCACCGTGGAGAACGAGACCGGCACCATGACCCTGCCGGTGCAGTACTGCCGCGGGCTGACCATCCGGGACCTGACCTGCGCGGCCCGCAAATAA
- a CDS encoding TIGR01440 family protein: protein MELSELTAQARKATEELLEAAHLETGDVFVVGCSSSEIRGGRIGHDSSMEVAAAVLAGVLPPLQEQGVYLAAQCCEHLNRSIVIEREAAKKYGYQIVAAVPQPHAGGSWATNCWRTFKDPVLVEEVKAAAGMDIGGTLIGMHLRRVAVPVRLSMDHIGEAILLCARTRPPFIGGSRAVYSDTEVR, encoded by the coding sequence ATGGAACTTTCTGAACTGACTGCCCAGGCCCGCAAGGCCACCGAAGAATTACTGGAAGCCGCCCATCTGGAGACCGGCGATGTTTTCGTCGTCGGCTGCTCCAGCAGCGAGATTCGCGGCGGGCGCATCGGCCATGATTCCAGCATGGAGGTTGCCGCCGCCGTGCTGGCCGGGGTGCTGCCCCCGCTGCAGGAGCAGGGCGTCTACCTGGCCGCCCAGTGCTGCGAGCATCTGAACCGCTCGATCGTCATTGAACGCGAAGCCGCCAAAAAGTACGGCTATCAGATCGTGGCTGCCGTGCCGCAGCCCCACGCGGGCGGCAGCTGGGCCACCAACTGCTGGCGCACCTTTAAGGACCCTGTGCTGGTGGAGGAAGTGAAAGCCGCCGCCGGTATGGACATTGGCGGTACGCTGATCGGCATGCACCTGCGCCGGGTAGCCGTGCCGGTGCGCTTGTCGATGGATCACATCGGTGAAGCAATTTTGCTGTGCGCCCGCACCCGCCCGCCGTTTATTGGCGGCAGCCGCGCGGTGTACAGCGACACGGAGGTGCGTTGA
- a CDS encoding YggS family pyridoxal phosphate-dependent enzyme — MDEAQKQAMAEAVARIRENMTTAAKAAGRDPGEVLLCAACKTRTVEEVRYSADLPIDLFGENHVQELVEKTDAGAYNGKPGHFIGHLQTNKVNKVVGRAALIQSVDSTRLLDKIEAAAERLGITQEILMEINIGAEESKSGVGPDDLWPLLDAAAAKTHIKVRGLMAIPPADADDTATRRFFAEMRELLAKAAARGYENARMNILSMGMSHDYAAAIAEGATIVRVGTAIYGARDYSKKK; from the coding sequence ATGGACGAAGCACAGAAGCAGGCAATGGCCGAGGCCGTTGCCAGGATCCGCGAGAACATGACCACCGCCGCCAAGGCCGCAGGCCGCGATCCCGGCGAGGTGCTGCTGTGCGCCGCCTGCAAAACCCGCACAGTGGAAGAAGTGCGATACAGCGCCGATTTACCCATTGACCTGTTTGGTGAAAACCACGTGCAGGAACTTGTGGAAAAGACCGACGCCGGGGCTTACAACGGCAAGCCGGGGCATTTCATCGGCCACCTGCAGACCAACAAGGTCAACAAGGTGGTGGGCCGCGCCGCACTGATCCAGAGCGTGGACAGCACGCGGCTGCTGGATAAGATCGAGGCCGCCGCCGAGCGGCTGGGCATCACCCAGGAGATCCTGATGGAGATCAACATCGGCGCCGAGGAAAGCAAGAGCGGCGTTGGCCCGGATGACCTGTGGCCGCTACTGGATGCTGCCGCCGCCAAGACCCACATCAAGGTGCGCGGGTTGATGGCCATTCCGCCCGCCGATGCCGATGACACCGCTACCCGCCGCTTTTTTGCTGAGATGCGGGAATTGCTGGCAAAGGCCGCTGCCCGCGGGTACGAAAATGCCCGGATGAATATTTTGTCCATGGGCATGAGCCACGATTATGCCGCCGCCATTGCCGAAGGTGCGACGATTGTGCGCGTAGGTACGGCGATTTATGGGGCAAGAGATTATAGTAAAAAGAAGTAA